The following DNA comes from Myxococcales bacterium.
GCACGCACCATGCGCGTTGGCGCGCCCGCTCGCCCTCGGTGGATCACGGTCACCCCTCGCGCCAGCCGATGCTCGTCGATGTGAGGGTCCAGGTCTTTGTCGTAGCTCTCTCGCACGACGACCGCTGTCGGGAGCCCCAGCTCGGTGACACGCGGCGCGATCAACTCGAAGGGCCCGAGGTGCGCGCTGACCACCACCGCGCCGCCGGCGCACCGGAGCGCATGCTCCGCCGCCGGAGCGACGTCGATGAAATCACTCGCCCGTACGTCGGGGCGTCGCAACAACAGACTGAGCGCCAGGCTCTCGCCGGCATTGACGAAGCAGCGCTGGGCAACACGTCTCGCTTCGTCATCCGACATCACGTCGGTCGCCCGCTCGCGCGCGCGGCGTCGCAGGCCGGGGGAGAACCACCAAACCAGTCGACCAAGCCCGCGTCCGAGCTGCCTCAGCGTCGAAGCCGGTAGATGATCCGTGAAGCCGAGCGCGCAGCGCACCGCCGCGCGGATGCCGGCGTTCTTGCAGCGCTGCCAGGTGCTCCAGCGTTCGCCGAGGCGCTGGTCTCGCACGCGGACCGGTAGGCCGCCGCTCGGGCTGACGAGAGCGGCGCGAGTCACGAGTCGCAGCCGCGCCGCAATCGCTCCCGAGCTTCTGCGACGCGCTCGGTTGCCCTCTTGCAGCGGGCGCCGGGGTCGTCGGGCCCATTGAGAGTGCAGATCCGCGCCTTCGCGCGCTCCATCGAGGCCAGGGATTTCCTTGCGGTATCGCAGTCTCTGCCGGCCGAGAGCTCGCTGCCGAGGCGCTCGGCGCCCAGCTCGAGGGCCCGTTCGGCGTCGCCCAGCGAGGTCGGCGGCGGCTCGGCATATCCGCCCTGCAAGCCGTCCCCGTCCGAGCCCTCACCGCCCGGAGCCGGGCCGGATTCGGGGCTCTTGGATTCGGATTCCTTCGCTGCCGGCGCGCTGGTTGGGGCTCCGGCGGGAGGCATGGGACTCGCTCCACACGCCGCGATGGCGAGGCTCAGTGGTAGGCATACGAGGCCGAAGCGGCGGGTCATTGGCCCGCCTCCGCTGGGCCCGTTGCTTTCTCGATCACCTCGGCTTGGATCACCATCGACTTCTCGAACGCATCGAGGGCGCGCTTCTTGGCCTCTTCAGCCGCCGCAGACTCACCCTTGTCTTTCAAGCTCTTGCCGAGGCGCTCTTCGACCAGGCCTCGGATCTCGAACAGGTGGCCTCGGAAGTAGGTGGTCTCCTTGGCGAGCTCGAGTCCACGCTCGACGTCGCGCGCGGCTGCGGGATACAGGCCAAGCTGACTCTTCAGATCGGCGAGGCGCGCCAGGCTGTCGGCCAGCACCTCGCGAACTTCGGGCGCGCTCGGCGATGCGCCGCCCGGCGCGGGGCCGTCGACCAGGCCCTGGAGCGCGTGGACCGCTTGTTCGAGCCGGCCGGCTTCTTCGTGAAGATCTGCGCTGTGGTGAGCAGCCTTGGCTCGCGAGAGGAACGCCAAGAGCACAGGATCGATCGGCGCGGCGGCGTCGCCGTCCGGCGCTCGCTCGCTCGAACCCTTGCTGCACGCGCCGAGCGTGAGGGCCAGCGCGACGCCGAGCAGGCAGACCAGCCGAGAGAGGGGGTGTCGACGGGACATGTCAGCGAACCCCCCACAAAGCGTAGCGGTTGGATCTGAGCTCCCTCGAGCGGGCCAGGGCGATGCGATCGACGCGCGCCGTGGTCTCCGTCGCCTCGAATTTCTCCGAGAACATGGCGGCGGTCGAGCGTGAGACGGCGAGGTCTGCGGCGCGCCGCGCGAACCCCTCGTGACCCGCGTCGAGCGCGGGCGCGAGCACCAGGAACCAGCCTGCAGCGAGCGCTGCGATGGCAGTGGCTGCAGTCCCGAACGCCACGAACCGCACGTTGTTTCGGCGCGGGGCACCGGTGCGCCGCCCGAGCACCCGGGCGGCGACCCGCTCGGCAGCGAGGGCGCCGAGCTTGTCCGGAGTGGCGGCCGAGCGGAGTGCGTGGGCCAGCTCAGCAGCCGGATGTGCTCCGCGGCCTTCGAGTGCCTCGCGGAGTCGCGTGCTCTCCGCGATCTCTTCCGGGCTCGGGGGCGCCAGCGGATCTTCCAGTGCCGCGGCGATCAGCGCCTCATTGACGGCCTCGTCCAGCGCGCTGGGTGCGAAGGCCGCGCGGAGTGCGCGGCACAGCTCCTCCTCCTGCTCCTCCGGCAAGAGCGGGAGGTCGGCGTCGGTCGCGGGGTCTTTGGGGTGTTCGGTCATGTCCCACCCGCCTCGCTCGCGAGGGCCTTTTTCAGCGCGGCCATCGCTCGATGCAGTACCACGTCGAAGGTCGCCACGCTGACGGATAACTCGCTCGCCGCTTCCTCTCGCGAACGCTCCTCGAGCACTCGCAGGCGGATCGCCGTCGCGTAGCGTGGGTTCAAGCGCCCGAGCAGATCGTCGACCTTGCCGCGGGCGCGAGCCAGATCGTGCTGCTCGATCACCTCGGCTTCGCGCGAGTCCCGCTCGGCGGCGTCAATCTCACGTTCGATGTCCGCGGGCTCGAACAACACCTCGCGCTTGCGGGCGCGAAGTTGGTCGAGGGCCACACGCAG
Coding sequences within:
- a CDS encoding lysophospholipid acyltransferase family protein — encoded protein: MTRAALVSPSGGLPVRVRDQRLGERWSTWQRCKNAGIRAAVRCALGFTDHLPASTLRQLGRGLGRLVWWFSPGLRRRARERATDVMSDDEARRVAQRCFVNAGESLALSLLLRRPDVRASDFIDVAPAAEHALRCAGGAVVVSAHLGPFELIAPRVTELGLPTAVVVRESYDKDLDPHIDEHRLARGVTVIHRGRAGAPTRMVRALRTGRLLGVLADLPARVETTDVIFLGRRTLLPTGPARLALAAHVPLLVASLTRPTGSARFQLHVRRIDSENADAHVMTQRVVSALSEAISSGRDWWLWMAPGDPG